The window TCGATATAACAGGTTTCCATCCAGACGAACGACTCTGGGTATTGAAACTGTTGCTGGATCACAACCAGGAGTTGATGCCAGGGCGGGACCCCCTTCGGTACAAGAACGAAACAGGCGCAATTCCCGCAGGTCATGAAGAGGCGTTAACCGCGTTTGCACGTAGTAAGCCCGCTCTTCAGGACATTTTCGTTCCCCCACCAGTCAGTCGGGTTCCCCAAGACGCTGTTCGATTGGGTACTGCGTTTAGCGATCCTTCAAGAGGGGAAATGAACGCTCATATGCTGGCGCATCCCGGCGCGGACATGACCCTGTCCATTATGGAAGTCATCCGGTTCAACTATGACTGCCTTTATGAGGTTGACCGCCGGATGGTTGCAACAGGGGCTGATTGGGCAAACGCTCGTCGCGTGGAGGACATCATTGTTGAGGTGCTGGAGGAGAGAAAGTCCCAGGGCATCACACTTTCCCACGCGGATATGCGCTACATGGGGCTCTTGGGTGCTGCAATTCACAAGTACTACTCGGACGGGATTCGCCCCGAAGCGCGCGGCACGATTGTATTGACCGGTCCGTCTGCGGCGAGTGCAGGCGTCGGTAAGTACACCGAAACACATCTATTGCTTGAGCAGTGGGCAGCCGTTCGCAAAGAACTCAAGTTGACTGAAGGCTTTAATTTATCCACAGAGGAAGAAAACATCACCGGCTGGACCGTGAATGATGAGCCCGAGCAATGGCTGAAAAAAGAACAGGAAAAGTGGCAGTCCGGCAAGCTCAAATCCCGTTACGCCGGCAATCTCGCCGAGTTATTGAAAGGACAAACCCTGACCTTCAAACAAGGCTGGCCGGTAATCGAAGGCAAACCGGTGTTGTTGACGGCCGTGCTGCAACAACTGATGGACGACCTCGGCGAACCGTTCATCCGTGCGATGAAGGACAAGTTGAGCGGCGACATCACCTTCGATAAAGCGTTTTCCATAGGTTTCGACAGCCGTCAGCAAATTCTTGCGCAACCCGTCAGTGACCTCCCGGTTTCGCTGGGCGCCGAGTCCACCAGTAACCTCAACGAACTGTTCACCCGCGTTGCTCATGGCTCGCTCGGTGTCGAGCACCTGAGCCCGTTGTTGCGCGTCATGCTGGGGGGCGTGTTCGGCGCCACGAGTCTGGACGCCGAGGGCTTCGGCAAGGTGTGGCAGGAGGTGTCGAACATCGCCCGGGACACCACCGAGGCTGGCGTGTTTGCCCGTTACCACGCCATCGAAACCGCCCTGCGTCAGCGGCAGGCGCCGGCACTTGAGAGCGGCGTTACGCGCCTTGCCCAACCTGACCCACACACCGCGCAAGAGCTCAAGGTGCTCGCGTTGAACGAAGCGCTGACGCTGACCCAATGGCGCGAGCGTATCGGGCAGATAAACAGCACTGCACAGCGCGAATATCACACGCAAATACTCCAGCGCGGCGGGCAGGTACGAGACGTGTTTTTCAAGGCCGGCGCGGTGTCCGCGCGGCAGGTGCCGCAGGATCTGCTGATGCGCACCGGTGGCGATCCGGGTCGTCGCTGCTATCCGCTGGCGTTACTGATGGCCTCGGCATTGGGGCTGGGCGAGTCGGCCGAGCGTGCGCTGATCGGTCGGGTGGCCAATGCCGGCCTGTCGCCGGACGACCCTGATTCGCGGGCATTACTGCTGGCGCTGGATGAGTTGCACGAAGCCACCGCGACCGAGGTGGGTACGCCGCAGGGCGTGCATGGCCTGGAGAGTATCGTGCAGACGCTGGAGGCGAAATCCGCGCCGGCGATACTGCTGCTCAATACCGGTGATCATGCGCTGTTGTTGGCCAAGGTTTTACTCAGGGGTGAGGTTGTCTATCGTTTTTACGATCCCAACTTTGCGATCTTCGGCTTTGCCGGGGTACGCGAGCTGCAATTGGGCATGGAACGCTACTTGGGTGATGGTGACGGAGCGATAGCGCGTCTTTATGGCCTGGGTGAGCTCGACACGGCGCAGTTCAAGGTGACCGAGTTGAATGCGGCGAGGATTGCCGACAAGGTGCTGTCGTCGAACGTGAAGATCGGTCGTTTTCTGCAAAACGGCGTGATCACTGATGCTCAAGGCGCTTCGGTCTGGGAAAAGCAAGCTGTCGGACGCACGCGCTCGCTGGGTGACAACTCGCGCATGGGCGCCAGCCTCGCGCAACTTGATGCCCGCTACTGGGCGCAGGCACTCGATGAGGCGACCACACGGTTGCGCAGCGAGTACAAGCTGGGGCGTGAATACCTGCCCTTGCTGGAGACGGTGGAAAAAGCCCCCGGGGCAGGGTATTCGCTGACCTTGGTCGACGCGCGCCAGCCGAAAAATACCTTCAAGGTCACCACCGTCGATGTGCGCTTCAGCAAGATCAAACAGCACTTGCAGCGCCTGGTAAAAACACTGGCCGGCAGGGACAGCGGCGCGAGCGAAGCCGATGGCGGCAGTCGCTTGAGTTTTGCCTTTGCGATCCAGACGCTGATCACGGAGATGCGCCATCGCGACTACCTGGCCGGCGACGCGCAAGTACCGGCGTTGTCGATCGCCCTGCAAGTGCAGGTCTACGTCAACTATGCCCAACTGGGCTATGGCGTATTGAGTGACACGGCGCAGATCATCGGTTTGGTGCGACAGGTGGCGGCGAGCGAGCAGGCACTGGCGCTGCGTCAGTCGTCTTTGTCTGGACGACTGTTGGGGCGTGTGTCGACGGGGGTTGGGGTCGGATTTTCCCTGGTCAATATCGGTTTCGACATCTATGGACTGAGCGTCGCGCAAAACCAGGAGCAGCGTTCGCGATTCGCTACGCAACTGGCGTTTGATGTCGCGGCATTGGGGCTGGATATTTTCGCCATGGCCGTCGGTGGAGCCGCAGGCGCTGCGGCAACGTTTCTGTCGGTGCCGTTGCTCGGTGTCGGCATTGGTGCGACGGCCATCGCCAGCAACCTCGGGCAGATCAGCGACAAGGCGCAGGCTGTGGGCGCGCATCTGCGCAAGATTCAGGACGCTTACGGGCAAGGCGCTTATACGCGCAAGGATGGTGTGCTGAGTTTCGAGCCGGAGGCTGTGATCACTCATCTCGATTTGCACGGCAATCAGATCCGCTTCGACAGTCAGAAGTTTTACCCAATGACTCGCGGTGGCCTGGAACTGCCGCAGATCGACCCGAGTCCGCAGCGGTTGGGTCAGGCGATCAATATCCGTGAGGCGCTGGAGTTGCCGCAGGTCATCGGCCTGATCCGCCCCTCGCCCGATGAGCTGCACACCGTGGTACTGCCCTGCACGCCGGGCTGTTATTACGCTTATGAGTATCAGGTTGGCACAGCCGGTTACCCGTATCAGCCCAGCGCCGGAGAGTTGGAGCGCGAGCCGCTGACATCAAGTGAGATCAGCTCGCCGGATCTTTTATCGGTTGTTAACCCCGGCGCGTTGATCCAGCACTTGTTGAACCCGCGTATCGAAACCCAATACCCCCATTTGCGTAACAGCGCCGTGGACAAGCTGGAACTCGACAAACAGGGCAATCGACGTTTCTATTTCTTTGCCAATACGCCGATTCCGCACATTCTTTACAAGCTGACGCCGGTCTGCCAGCCGACGAAAATAGTCGTGACACTGGATGCCCTGGTTCGCCAGTTGGTGGTGCCGCAACTGCCACCGGAGTGGCACACATTCATCAGTTACGAAATCACTGCCCGCTCGACGGGAGTGTCTCAGCTCAGGCTGACCCCGGGATTGGTGACCGTTGCACTGAAAGTGGCAGAGCCCGGTCAATGGGCGGTCAACGCACCGTGGGTCAAAGACACGCAGATTCACTTTGAGGGCGACTCCCTGCTGATCGACGGCATACGGCTGGATGGGCGCGTGGACTTTCTCAGTCTGGCCGGTGGCGAGCTGTTTCAGGTTGATCGCACAGGCAAGCGCTTGAGTCTGCTGTCCATCACGGTCGAGGACAACAGCGTGGCGCCGGGCGAAGGCGCCTTTGGGGTGACCCTTGAAGACCGTGGCAGTCTGCCGAAAGCTCTGGCGCGGATCCGTCAACTGGCCAAGGCGCAGCGATTGGCCGCGGCCTACCTTCCGCTGTACAAGTTCAAGGTGCCTTTCACGCCGGCAGCTCAACCGGTGTTCACCACGGCTTACTTCGACACCGCGAATGATCGGGTGCTGTATGCCCGGGATTTGCCGAAGGCGGTCAATGAAGGCCTTCTGCTCGGCGGCGTCAGTGGTCAACACGCCTGGTTCTACCACCCTGACCATCCCACCCTCTGGCGTGTCGACACCGTCACCGGCACGGTCAATCACCGCTATCGGCTGATGAACGCGGACGGCGGTTCAACGATCAGCGCTGTCGAGCAATTCGCTGACGGGCAACTGCGGGTGACGCAACACATCAGCAAAAGGACAACGTTCGGCGCCAACATGACCATGGATTATGTGATCGCCGCCCAGAGCCTGACACTCGTCGGCATCAACACTTGGGAAACCTGGCGCCATGATCGGGTGTTTGCCAATGACGAACAGGACTGGAGCCTGTGGATCGAGCGCTTGCAGCCAGAGCAAACCTTCGATGACGGAACGCCAGCCATGGCTGAGTCGATCAGCACCTGGAAACCCACTCCGTTTGTGAACGGGCGTGTGCATCTGTTCAGCGAATTCCAGTATTCGGTGTGGATTCGTTTGCACGACAACGCGTTCTATCGCGACGACAGTGGTTCGCCCGAACGTGCCATGCTGATGTGGGATCAGGCCGATGCATCAAGCCAGCTGTTTTTCGACAAGCACCGGACAGCGCTGATTCGCAGTTACGGCGACCCGAACGACCCGGGCGGTTTTATCGATGACATTCTCGAGACGGATGTCGTTGAAGTCGCTTCGCTTGGCGGTCGGTACATCGCCACCCGAACGGACGGACGACTGTTCGAAGTCGACCGCGATGCCTCGCTGAAATTCGTCGGTGTCGGCCAGCGCTGGCTCGCCAGCCACCCGGACTGGCTGGCGGTACTTCCCGCGTTGATGAAAACCACGCAAGAGGCGCCGTTTCCGATCATCGGTTTGCGCAATGCATCTGGCAGTGGCGTTCTCGCGGCGTGGTGCGTCGGTGAGCGGCTTCTGTTGGCGGACATCGGCCACGGCAGGGAATTGTCGCTGCTGGGGCTGACCCCTGATCAACAGGCTGCCTGGCTGCTGGATGTTTCGGCGGGGCAACTCTACCGTCAGACGCTGGTCCGGATCGATGCATTGCATTCTGCGTTTGCCGGCGGGCAACTGCTGCGTCCCGAACGCTTGCCAGTGGCACAGAAGGTCTGGGCGCAATGGACGTTTGCCGAGGTGACGGCACACGGACAAGGCCTGCTCGGGTGCACTCGCGATGGGGTGAATCTGCAACTGCTGGATCAGCAGCCCGCGCTTGTCATCGGCGTGGAAAATCAGTGGTCGTATCTTCCGGGGCAAACGCCGACACAGTTGCAGGCACGTTTGAAAACACTGCTGCAGGGCCAAACCCACGCGCCGGTGCTGACCGTGGAAAACGCCGGAAATCGTTACAAATACTACGTGCCGCAACTGGATCGTCTGTTCGACGTCGCCGGGCGTGCGGATGGCCAATGGGCGGTTTTTCTGGGGACGCGCAACGCGTCGGTACCGATGCTCTTCGACCCGGTGGACGGACTGATCTTCAGTCGTGGTGCGGCGCCTGATATCTGGCTTGGGAACAGCTATGCCCAGCGTGAAAAAGAGGTGCTGACCCTGGAAATGAACGGCGTGGTCAGCGATGTCGTGGCGATGCTGCCCGATGGCGTCGACAAGTTGCTACTGACGTTCGGTGCGCAGGCATCGACCTATCGGATCTCGGACGAAGCCTGGCAGCGGCTGGACTGTATCGTGCTCGATCCCCGGCAGCCGGAGGGCGCTGAAGAGTCGGTCATCGGTACGCTGGTTCTGGACATGGCCGACTGCCGACATCTACTGGTGTCGCTGGTCGACGGGCACTTGCTGTTCAGCGATCCGGACAATGCGCACACGCTGATTGTGCGTGACGTCAAACCCGAAGACGGTGCATCGGGCGTGCCGGTGCAAATCAGCATTAACGTCGACGGTCAGTACGAGAGGTTACTGCTGGATCACTGGCTGAATGTTTTGGAACAGCGTCAGGGTAATAATGGGGAGGTCACAATTGCGGCGTTCTTTAATAACGACATTTGACATATAAAGGAGAATTAAAAGTGTAAGGTCGTGAACAATAAGTTCACGGCCTTTTTTATTTTAAATGATGATGAAGTGTGTGCGGGTGCTCAGTATTTGTTGGGGTTCAAGTGGCCTGGGTGCCGGAGTGAAATATAAAGCTCCAAAAAGGCGAAGTTACCGGATTTTGCCGGTGCGAGTTTTTCAAGTGCCGGAAAATAATTGAATCTTTTGCGGTTTGAATTCGCTGTTTTCAATCGTTAGCGTGTCCTCTTTGGTTAATCTGATGAGTTGGAAATTATGCGCAATGTTCAAGGCGTTAATGGTGAAGTCGAATTCGTAAAACTTTTCAAGCTGGCGGATCTTGAAACGGCGCTAGCCGCTCATAAAGGCAACAAAAGTTATGAGGCGATGTTGCGTTATTACTTCGCTTGCGTGGCCGCAACAGATTCGTCGCAACTACCTGAACCGTTGGGATTGTTCCGTCAGACGCTTGAGCAAATGCTCGGCAAGGGGCGGGTCCGCCGCGATGGCGAACTCCCGGCGTCTTCGGCGGCAGGGCAAATCTACGACAAAGTGCAAGGGTTCGAATCACGTGTTCAATCGGGCATTGCGTTGCTGAAAACTCCGACGAGCGCCGTACCCAAAAACCTGCATTTTGCCTGGTTGGGTGGTGGCCTGGGCACCATTCAGTGCGATTACCTCAATATCTGGAAACAGGTGCTGGCGGATCACGGTTACACGTTCAATCTCTGGTACGACAGTGATGCCCTGCTGGCGCATCAAACCAACAAGCTGATTGTCGAAGCCGCCAAGGCCGATGCCTTGGGTCAATTCGCAGGCCAGGATCTTACGCCAACAGAACTGGCTGACCATTACGAGGCACGGGCGATTGTTCTGAAGCAACAAATGTACGCCCACATCAATGCCGCCGTGGCAAACGGCGGCACCGCCGATGATGCGCGAATCGACTTGCTGGTTCGCGCCTATGGCCAGGATGCCGATGCGCTCGAAGCACTCCGTGAACGTAATCGCGGCAGCATGCAGGAAATGGCCAAGGCCGGCTTCAATTTGCGTGATCTGGACACGCGCGAAGTACCGTTGCAACTCCAGGATATCTACGAGCGTGAAATGCGCTTGCGCGGCAATCTTGCGGCGGCATCCGACGTCGTTCGTCTTGAAGCCCTGTATACCGAGAGTGGCAGTTATGCCGATGTGGATAACCTGCCACCCCTGGTGGAAAAAATGGGCGGTGTCGATGTTCAGGCAATGGGGACGAGTGAGCGCCTCGGCGTCTTGCAGTTGTTGCTGAATGAAAACCCTGGCTGGATGCCGGGGCGTAAAAGCTCCGAAGGTCACTTGATGCGCATTCCGGAAGAGCATTTGCCGGCGCTGCGGACATTCGCGAAAAGTTCTCCTGCACTGAGTCAGGTGTTTCAGGCACCGACCGATTTGCAGGCCCGCCCGTTCATGCTGCGTGCCGTATCCGAAGGCCAGAAGATCAATAACGCGTTCCTGATGGCTCACGCCGGGTCCGCCACGTTGCAAACGGTTATTCAACGTATCCGGTTCAACTATCAACTGATCGATGCCACGATGCTGCTGGCGACGCAGCGCGGTATCGCATTGACCGATGGTCAAACCAGGTGGAAGCTGGCCGAGTCTATTCTGGAGAAATTCTACGGTTCACTGGGCGCACTGCCGGATATTCAGGAGATTCCTGCAAGATTTCTGGCATTTTCCGCCGCAACTTACTTCAGTGATGGCATCCGTCCTGGCAGCGAGGGCACCATCTATCTGACCGGCCCCGGTGCGGTCATTGATGGCATGGCCGATTACGCCATGGTGCATTTCAGTGATTCGCAGGCCGCCATGATCAACGCAGAGTCGGCCATTGCCCGTTATGCCTCGGTCAACCGGTCCACCGAAGAGGAACTGGATCACTCCTGGAAAGACAACACGGAAAACGACGCGGACTGGCTGAAAATAGAGAAGGAAAGCTGGAGCGCCGGCGATTATACGACCCGCTACAACGGTGATCTCGGCGAATTGCTCAAGGGCTCGACCCTTGAGTTTGAACACGGCTGGCCATTGATCGAAGGACGCGCGGTGTTGCTCACTGATGTCTTGCAGCGCCTGGTCGACGGACTTGGCGAACCCTTCATCAACGCGATGCGCGAAGGGCATAACGGTGCAATCACCTTTGAGCAACCGCTGCCGCTGAGCTTCGCCGATCGTCAGTCGATCAAGCAGCAACCTGCCAGTGCACGGCCTCCAGTGTTTCCAAGCGATGCAAAATTCCAGACGCTGGGGCCGGACGAAGTGCTGGCCGGGCTGGGACATGGAGAACTGGACGTTGTCCAGACGACTCCGCTGCAGCGTCTGGCACTGGGCGCGTTGTTGGGGATGGATTCACTGCATAACCAGAACTTCGCGACATTCAGCGGTGCTCTGGATAACCTCGCCAACGGTGTTCGCGACCTCGGCGCATCGAGTCGTTACGCGGCTATCGAGCGACATCTTTATCAACGCAAGGACTCTGCCTTTCTTCACGGTCTGGCCGCTGACGTCATCGACGCTTCAACGTCATCGACCAGCGCGCTGGAGCTGAAGAAGGGCGCGCTGACGAAGGCACATACCCTGCAACAGTGGGGCCGTTATGTGGCGCAGATCCAGCAGGTCGCCACCCTCGAGCATCGCTTGCAGATCGGTGAGCGGGTGGATCAGGTCTTTGCTCAGATGAATGCCAGCAGCGTCCAGCCGGTACCGCAGGATTTGATGCGCAACGGTCTCGGCGAGACCATCGGCGCGCGCTGCTACCCCTTGGCGTTGATGATGAGCGCCGCCCTGACCCAAGGCGAGACGGCGTCCCATCGTCTGCGCGAACGTTGTTATCTGGCCATTCTCGAGCCGCAGCAGAGTGATTCGATTGCCTTTGTAGAAGCGTTGGAAGAAATGCGAGGAACACCACTGGGCGAGGTCGGCACGTCCTTGAGTCGGGGTGATCTGGCGCAGATCACCACTGCGCTGGAAAACCACGCGACCAACCGTACGCTGATGCTCAACTCTGACAATCATTCGATGCTGGTGGCAAAAACGGTGGTGGACAAGGTCAGCACCTATCACTTTTATGACCCTAATTTCGGCGTCTTCGAGTTCACCGATCCCGTCATGTTCAAGACGGCGCTCGAGCATTTTCTGCTGAAGATGGGCATGGCGAAATACTATGCCGCGTACGGTGCCGATACCCGGCCGACCTTCGATCTGGTCGAACTGGACGGTGAACGAATAGCGGCCTTGCCGCTGTCGGCCGGGTATGAAGTGGCCAAAGTCCTGACAGCGGACCCGTTGCCGGGACAACCGGCACAAAAGCTGCGCCAGCGTTTGAATAGCGCACATGGGCGGTCGTTGGCCGACAATGCGCATCTGGGGCGAAGCCTGCTGGGGCTGGACAGCCATTGGTGGGGCCAGCAAATGGCTGAGGCGACGACGGCTCTGCAAGAGCTGCATCCTTCGGCAAGCACGCTGGTGCCGTTGTTCGACACCCTTGAGGTCACGCCCGAAGGCAAGTATCGACTGAGCCTGATTGATCCGTCGAAGCCTGAACACGTGGTTGAAGTGCTCAGCGAAGACCATCGACTGCTGCGGATCAAGACCTGGTTGTCCGAGCAGTTTTCCAATCTGGCGCGCAAACCGCAGCCGACGACGGGCGTGATCGATCCGACCGAAGCCGGCAGCGTGCATACCCTTAATGCCGGTTTCACCATTCAAGCGTTGATGAACGCGTTGCGCAGCCGCGAAGGCGAGGGCCGCACGCTGACCACAGCCGTGCGCCTGCACGCTTACGTCAACTATGCACAGTTGGTGCATGGCAACGTGGTGGACGTAGTCGGACTGATTCGTCTGGTGCGCACGGCACTCAATGAAGAAAAGGTTATCGCTCGCATCGTGGCGCCGGTGGTCAGCGAAGCGCTGGGCCACGCCGCCAATGAGGGTGTCGGCGCTGTGCTGGGGCTGGCCAACGTCGGCTTTGATATCTATCAGTTGGCGACTGCCGAGGACGATGTCGAAAAGGCTCAGTTCGGCACTCAATTGGCTTTTGACTCGGCCAGCCTGGCATTGACAGGGGCGGGTGTGGGTGCGGCATTGACCGGAGCCTCGACGGCGGCGGCGGTTTTGGGCGGGGTCGGCGTGATCGTCGGCGGCCTTGCTGTCGGTGTCGCGGCACTCGCTCAGGGCTTTGCCGGCATTGCGCGTGATGCGCAGGCCGTCGGCAAATTCTTCGCTGACCTGGAGCACGCTTATCGCGGAGTCGGATACCGCTTCGATGCCACTCTTGGGGTCTGGACTGTGCAGCCTTCGCTGCTGGTCAAACGCATTGATCTGGGCAAGGGCAAATTGCACCTCGACAGCCCAAAGCTGTACCCGTTACGTGACCACTTCGGTGTACCGGACTACGACGTCGACTATGCCCGGGCGATTGATATCCGCCAGCAGTTGCACCTGCCGGGAGAGATCGCCTTTACGCCATCCGCCGGGCAGACCATCGTGCTGCCGTGCACACCGCAGACTTGCTACGGCTACGAGTACAAGGCGTTGCCGTTTGCCAACTGGCGCCACGACAGTGGATTCGATACGGCTCGGCGTCTGGAAAAAATTCAGGCGGACGGTACATGGCTGTTCCGGTTTTCGTTTTATTCGTTTCCTTCCGATTACATCGTGCAGCGACTGTTTGCCGATTATCGCGAGACCACCCTCGAAGTGCAGTTGGACGCGGTCGAACGCACGCTCGTGGTGCCGTCGCTGCCAAGTGCCTGGAAAGGCAAAGTCTCCTACAAAATTTCCAGCGCCGGGGCGTCCTGCACACTGGTGCTCAATCGCGGCGCCAACGTCGAGTTGCAGTCGCCGAGTCTGAAAAGTTGCCGCTGGGTGCTGGAGGCGGGCTGGGCCGGTGAAGCGGATATCCGCATCGAACGGGGTGATCTGTACATCGGCGATGTTCACGTGAAATTGTCCGGTCATGGGGCTCATGCCGTGCTGATCCGCACGGCCGGTCAGCAACTGTTTTACGTTGATCAGGTCAAGCGTCAGCTGGACATCCTCGAACAGAGTGCGCCCGCCGGGCTCGATGAGCAGGCGTTGCTCGAGCACTACAAAGCGTTGGCTGGCGAGCATCGTCTGCTGCTGCCCTACACACCGATTCATGACTGGCTGATCCCGTTCGAATCACCGCAGCAGCCCCGTCACGTCACAGCCTGGTATGACGCCCACGAAGAGCGCTTTCTGTACATCCGCACCGAGGACGCCGGGGACACCGAGGAGGCGCAACTGGCGCTGGTCGCCGGTGGCTATGCGTACTTCTGCGTAACGGACAGCTACGACATCTGGCAGGTGGATGCACTCAGCGGCCTGCTCAAGTATCGATACCGTCTACTGCTCGCCGAGGGCGACAGCACGATTGGCAAGTTCCAGACCGATGCCCACGGCGTGATTCATTTTGTGCAAACCGTCAGCGATGTCGATGGCCCGCGCGAGTTGAGTTATCTGATCCATGACGGTCAGTTGCTGCTCAGTTCGGTGACTTACGATCTGCACCGTGAGCTGCAGTCCATCGCGTTTGCCAGTGATACGCTGGCCGACTGGTCATTGTTATTGGGCCAGTATCTGACCGCCCCTGTGTTACCCGAGAAGGAAGAGTTCACGGTGGTGGACTGGCAGCCGGCGGCCTATGTTTCGGTCAGTTGGGCATTCGCTACGGACAAGCGCGACCTGGTATGGATCCGCAGTGCAGATCGACTGCTGATCCATCCACAGCCGCTGGCTCGTCATGCTCGCGGTTGGAAAAATTCGATCAGGAACCTCAACGATCTGGTACTGATGCCGATGCCGGACGACGCTGATGTGTTCTTCGTTTACAACCGGATCGACCAGACCCTGTGCCGCCAGCAGCGAGCCGTTACGCAGGGCCAGGCGCAATGGTCCAACCGCTGGATCGAGCCCGAAGGGTTGACGCAGGTGGTGGCCGTCGACGGGGGGTATCTGGTAATCGACGATGCTGGACGCTTCTTCAATCTGACCGTCCAGGGCGATCTGCTCTTGGGCGGCCTCGGTGAACAATGGCTCAAGGATCGGTCGCAATGGTGGCTGGCGCTGGCGTCGGTCGCCAAGCGCTATCCAGTCGACAGTTTCGCCATTGTCGGGTTACGCAACGTCGCCGGTAACGGCAACCTCAACGCCTGGTTTGTGAATGACCGCCTACTGTTGTGTGACCTGGGGCGCGACCAGGAAGTGCGCCTGCTGGGCCTGACGCCGGATAACAAGGCCGGTTGGCTGTTCAATCTGTCCAGTGGCGAGATCTGGAGCCAGGAACTGATTGAGCCGCAGAACCTCGACCGTGCTTTCGGCAAGGGTTCGCAGCTGTTAGAGGCAGACGCACTGCCGACTCCGAGCCAGGAGTGGGCCGAGTGGCAGTTTGCTGAAGTGCGTGTTGATGGCTCCGGGTTATATGGCACAACACGCGAGGGCGTGTCGATGAAGCTGCGCTATCAGGCGCCGGAGGTGGTCTGTGCGGTCAATCGGCACTGGGTGATGTCGCAGGACGGCCCTCTGGTCGCACGGTTGCAAGGGTTGTTGAACGACGTGGATCACGAAGATTTCGTTTCCGTCGAATCCGCGCCTGACAACCTGCAATGGTATGACGTGCAAAGCGCCAGGCTGCTGCACATCACCAGTAACACCCTGCCCACTGACTTCGCGTTGCTCGGCACGCAAAACCCGTCACAGAGCGAGGCGCCAACCAAGGTGTTGCTGCACCAGCCTCGGGACGGCACGGTGCAGGTTTACCCGGGTATGCACAGCCTCGGGAAGTTCGACTACCTGGAGCGCGATGCTCACGTGGTGACCGTGGCGGGGCAGAACAGGCTGGATGATCTGCTGCCGTTAATTCCCGATGACGTCAACACGATGGTGCTGCGGCTGGGACAGGGTAACGTCACCTGCAAGCTGTCGAAGGCCGCCTGGTTGCGGCTCGACTCGCTGATCATCGACTGCCGGCATGCGTTGGGTGAAGTGCCGGCGGTGCCGGGCAAGCTGATCTGGGATTTTGATTCGCCGGAAAAACTGCTGTTCGAGATCATCGGGGATCATCTGCTGATCGTTGACCCGGACAGTGAGCACAGCCTGATCTTTCGAGATGTCTGTGCCGCTGACGTGACGTTGCGTGGCGAGGTCTTCCTCGCGTTCAAAAAACAGCAATCCCATGCCATATCGACATGGGTGCAGCGCTTGCAGGCCGGCAACGTGCGCACGAAAAACGTGACGTTGCAGGCGCTGATGGCAGAGCCGGCGAGCGCCGGTTAAGTCAGGCCGACAGCAAAACGCCGCGAATGATAGCGTTCGCGGCGTTTTGCTGTGCGGTCATTACCCCGGCGTCAGCTCTCAGGGCACCAGATAGCCTTTGACCCCGGTGAAGATGATCTGCGCCGCCAGGGCGCAGACAAACAATCCCATCAGACGGCTGACAATCTGCAA of the Pseudomonas sp. Seg1 genome contains:
- a CDS encoding TcdA/TcdB pore-forming domain-containing protein, which encodes MQYDALIQHYQSSIETVELDEKLLAVKLFQEVMTAIRRNRKTPASALIDRISTRVEHYVSRLTNTLTLLSGASSPVPNIMHFVWVGGSEVGVNQRDYMNIWREVLKPQDYTFNLWYDSDALLAFEMNRVILDSARVHAMETGGDQVTKPSILAQMIEDRARVLKHQMFAYLNQPQWAGRADEARIDLMVRAYGKDRATLEAFRQKCLDTHLNMVGPDLHLRDVRHEFAGHFLQDVYQREVAMRGNFAAASDVVRLQAEYLEGGRYSDIDYLPPLAEKLGGVDITGFHPDERLWVLKLLLDHNQELMPGRDPLRYKNETGAIPAGHEEALTAFARSKPALQDIFVPPPVSRVPQDAVRLGTAFSDPSRGEMNAHMLAHPGADMTLSIMEVIRFNYDCLYEVDRRMVATGADWANARRVEDIIVEVLEERKSQGITLSHADMRYMGLLGAAIHKYYSDGIRPEARGTIVLTGPSAASAGVGKYTETHLLLEQWAAVRKELKLTEGFNLSTEEENITGWTVNDEPEQWLKKEQEKWQSGKLKSRYAGNLAELLKGQTLTFKQGWPVIEGKPVLLTAVLQQLMDDLGEPFIRAMKDKLSGDITFDKAFSIGFDSRQQILAQPVSDLPVSLGAESTSNLNELFTRVAHGSLGVEHLSPLLRVMLGGVFGATSLDAEGFGKVWQEVSNIARDTTEAGVFARYHAIETALRQRQAPALESGVTRLAQPDPHTAQELKVLALNEALTLTQWRERIGQINSTAQREYHTQILQRGGQVRDVFFKAGAVSARQVPQDLLMRTGGDPGRRCYPLALLMASALGLGESAERALIGRVANAGLSPDDPDSRALLLALDELHEATATEVGTPQGVHGLESIVQTLEAKSAPAILLLNTGDHALLLAKVLLRGEVVYRFYDPNFAIFGFAGVRELQLGMERYLGDGDGAIARLYGLGELDTAQFKVTELNAARIADKVLSSNVKIGRFLQNGVITDAQGASVWEKQAVGRTRSLGDNSRMGASLAQLDARYWAQALDEATTRLRSEYKLGREYLPLLETVEKAPGAGYSLTLVDARQPKNTFKVTTVDVRFSKIKQHLQRLVKTLAGRDSGASEADGGSRLSFAFAIQTLITEMRHRDYLAGDAQVPALSIALQVQVYVNYAQLGYGVLSDTAQIIGLVRQVAASEQALALRQSSLSGRLLGRVSTGVGVGFSLVNIGFDIYGLSVAQNQEQRSRFATQLAFDVAALGLDIFAMAVGGAAGAAATFLSVPLLGVGIGATAIASNLGQISDKAQAVGAHLRKIQDAYGQGAYTRKDGVLSFEPEAVITHLDLHGNQIRFDSQKFYPMTRGGLELPQIDPSPQRLGQAINIREALELPQVIGLIRPSPDELHTVVLPCTPGCYYAYEYQVGTAGYPYQPSAGELEREPLTSSEISSPDLLSVVNPGALIQHLLNPRIETQYPHLRNSAVDKLELDKQGNRRFYFFANTPIPHILYKLTPVCQPTKIVVTLDALVRQLVVPQLPPEWHTFISYEITARSTGVSQLRLTPGLVTVALKVAEPGQWAVNAPWVKDTQIHFEGDSLLIDGIRLDGRVDFLSLAGGELFQVDRTGKRLSLLSITVEDNSVAPGEGAFGVTLEDRGSLPKALARIRQLAKAQRLAAAYLPLYKFKVPFTPAAQPVFTTAYFDTANDRVLYARDLPKAVNEGLLLGGVSGQHAWFYHPDHPTLWRVDTVTGTVNHRYRLMNADGGSTISAVEQFADGQLRVTQHISKRTTFGANMTMDYVIAAQSLTLVGINTWETWRHDRVFANDEQDWSLWIERLQPEQTFDDGTPAMAESISTWKPTPFVNGRVHLFSEFQYSVWIRLHDNAFYRDDSGSPERAMLMWDQADASSQLFFDKHRTALIRSYGDPNDPGGFIDDILETDVVEVASLGGRYIATRTDGRLFEVDRDASLKFVGVGQRWLASHPDWLAVLPALMKTTQEAPFPIIGLRNASGSGVLAAWCVGERLLLADIGHGRELSLLGLTPDQQAAWLLDVSAGQLYRQTLVRIDALHSAFAGGQLLRPERLPVAQKVWAQWTFAEVTAHGQGLLGCTRDGVNLQLLDQQPALVIGVENQWSYLPGQTPTQLQARLKTLLQGQTHAPVLTVENAGNRYKYYVPQLDRLFDVAGRADGQWAVFLGTRNASVPMLFDPVDGLIFSRGAAPDIWLGNSYAQREKEVLTLEMNGVVSDVVAMLPDGVDKLLLTFGAQASTYRISDEAWQRLDCIVLDPRQPEGAEESVIGTLVLDMADCRHLLVSLVDGHLLFSDPDNAHTLIVRDVKPEDGASGVPVQISINVDGQYERLLLDHWLNVLEQRQGNNGEVTIAAFFNNDI